From a region of the Panicum virgatum strain AP13 chromosome 2K, P.virgatum_v5, whole genome shotgun sequence genome:
- the LOC120673894 gene encoding sodium/hydrogen exchanger 6-like, whose product MELGPSLASASPPAGGLAPPPPLAPPGKEQQVAGVGILLQISMLVLSFVLGHVLRRHRFYYLPEASASLLIGLVVGGLANVSNTETNTRTWFNFHEEFFFLFLLPPIIFQSGFSLSPKPFFANFGAIVTFAILGTFIASVVTGVLVYLGGLTFLMYKLPLVECLMFGALISATDPVTVLSIFQELGSDVNLYALVFGESVLNDAMAISLYRTMSSVRSHAAAGENFFMMILQFLETFVGSMSSGVGVGFISALLFKYAGLDVDNLQNLECCLFVLFPYFSYMLAEGLGLSGIVSILFTGMVMKHYTYSNLSDNSQRFVSAFFHLLSSLAETFVFIYMGFDIAMEEHSWSHVGFIFFSIIFIVVARAVNVFSCAYLVNMSRPEHRRIPLKHQKALWFSGLRGAMAFALALQSVHELPEGHGKTIFTTTTAIVVLTVLLIGGSTGTMLEALDVVGDENPSLEHSQNYEDNNGYMPPTYEEGTSSGGGLRMKLKQFHKSTTSFTALDKNYLTPFFTSQTDDDDDEDFSGQPQNRRVRFYDQ is encoded by the exons ATGGAGCTGGGCCCGagcctcgcctcggcctcgccgccggcgggcgggctggcgccgccgccgcccctagcgCCGCCGGGGAAGGAGCAGCAGGTGGCCGGCGTGGGGATCCTGCTGCAGATCTCCATGCTCGTGCTCTCCTTCGTGCTCGGCCACGtcctgcgccgccaccgcttctACTACCTACCCGAGGCCAGCGCCTCGCTCCTCATCG GTCtagttgttggtggccttgctAACGTTTCAAATACAGAGACCAACACtag GACGTGGTTCAACTTCCATGAAgaattcttcttcttgttcttattACCCCCGATAATATT TCAATCAGGATTCAGCTTATCTCCG AAACCATTCTTTGCAAACTTTGGGGCTATTGTAACTTTCGCCATTCTTGGGACGTTCATTGCTTCAGTTGTAACAGGGGTTCTTGT CTATCTTGGCGGACTGACATTTCTAATGTATAAACTTCCACTTGTTGAGTGCCTTATGTTTGGTGCCCTTATATCTGCAACTGATCCTGTCACAGTGCTATCGATATTCCAG GAACTGGGCTCTGATGTTAACTTGTATGCTTTGGTGTTTGGAGAATCAGTTTTGAATGATGCG ATGGCAATTTCTCTTTACAG GACAATGTCATCTGTTAGAAGTCATGCAGCAGCAGGCGAGAACTTTTTTATGATGATTCTCCAGTTCCTTGAGACCTTTGTTGGTTCAATGTCATCAG GTGTGGGAGTTGGATTTATCTCTGCTCTT CTGTTCAAATATGCTGGATTGGATGTTGACAA TCTGCAAAACTTGGAGTGCTGCCTTTTTGTTCTCTTTCCATATTTCTC GTATATGTTAGCCGAAGGACTTGGATTGTCAGGGATTGTTTCTATATTATTCACGGGAATG GTTATGAAGCATTACACATACTCCAATCTTTCAGACAATTCACAGCGCTTTGTTTCTGCCTTTTTCCACTTACTATCATCTTTGGCTGAAACATTTGT GTTCATTTATATGGGCTTCGATATTGCCATGGAAGAGCATAGCTGGTCACATGTTGGCTTCATTTTCTTCTCAATT ATATTCATAGTTGTTGCAAG GGCTGTAAATGTCTTTTCTTGTGCATACTTGGTTAACATGTCTAGGCCAGAACATCGCCGAATACCTCTAAAGCATCAGAAAGCACTTTGGTTTAGCG GGCTTAGAGGGGCCATGGCTTTTGCACTTGCTCTCCAATCTGTGCATGAACTTCCTGAAGGACATGGGAAAACGATATTCACCACCACTACAGCCATTGTTGTGTTGACG GTACTTCTTATTGGAGGGTCGACGGGAACTATGCTTGAAGCTTTGGATGTCGTTGGAGATGAAAACCCATCATTAGAG CATTCTCAGAATTATGAGGACAACAACGGTTACATGCCTCCAACTTATGAAGAAGGTACATCATCTGGGGGAGGATTAAGAATGAAACTTAAACAGTTTCACAAAAG CACAACGTCATTCACTGCCCTTGACAAAAACTACCTGACTCCATTTTTCACCAGCCAgactgacgacgacgacgacgaagacTTCA GTGGGCAACCCCAAAACCGAAGAGTAAGATTCTATGATCAATAG